In the genome of Triticum urartu cultivar G1812 chromosome 5, Tu2.1, whole genome shotgun sequence, one region contains:
- the LOC125509457 gene encoding protein SRG1-like, translating into MAASHPSTEMAASPMVRPTVQELAAAGAEEPPRQYVLPEQDRHGDLLAADEFPEPIPLVDLSRLTDADEAERLRAALQTWGFFLATNHGIEDSLMDAMTSVSREFFRQPAEERQKCSNLVDGNGKDYQVEGYGSDKVVSDDQVLNWSDRLHLRVEPEDERNFAKWPSHPESFRDVLQEYASRIKKIRDLVLRSIAKLLEIDEDYFVNQISNKAPGFARFNYYPPCPRPDLVLGLRAHSDGGLLTILFNDDTVGGLQVQRDGRWYNVPAKPHTLLINLADCLEIMNNGIFTSPVHRVVTNVEMDRLSLAVFYAVDAETMLEPAPGLLDDKRPPRYKKMVAKDFVAGLFEHFRQGKRFIDTLKI; encoded by the exons ATGGCTGCGTCTCACCCAAGCACAGAAATGGCTGCGTCGCCGATGGTGCGGCCGACGGTGCAGGAGCTGGCGGCGGCCGGCGCCGAGGAGCCGCCGCGGCAGTACGTGCTGCCGGAGCAAGACCGTCACGGCGACCTGCTGGCCGCCGACGAGTTTCCGGAGCCCATCCCCCTCGTCGACCTTAGCCGGCTCACGGACGCCGACGAGGCCGAGAGGCTCCGGGCGGCTCTGCAGACCTGGGGCTTCTTCCTG GCCACCAACCATGGGATCGAGGACTCTCTCATGGACGCCATGACGAGCGTGTCGAGGGAGTTCTTCCGGCAGCCGGCGGAGGAGAGGCAGAAATGCAGCAACCTGGTGGACGGCAACGGCAAGGACTACCAGGTGGAAGGGTATGGCAGTGACAAGGTGGTGTCCGACGATCAGGTCCTCAACTGGAGCGACCGGTTGCATCTGAGAGTGGAGCCGGAGGATGAGAGGAATTTCGCCAAGTGGCCCAGTCACCCCGAATCTTTCAG GGATGTGCTACAAGAGTATGCATCAAGAATCAAGAAAATAAGAGACCTCGTCTTACGGTCGATAGCCAAGCTCCTGGAGATTGACGAGGACTACTTCGTCAACCAGATATCAAACAAGGCCCCCGGGTTTGCTAGATTCAACTACTACCCTCCATGTCCGAGGCCTGACCTAGTTTTGGGCCTCAGGGCTCACTCCGACGGTGGTCTCCTTACCATCCTTTTCAACGATGACACCGTCGGTGGCTTGCAAGTTCAGAGAGATGGGAGATGGTACAATGTTCCAGCAAAGCCTCACACATTGCTGATTAACCTAGCAGACTGCCTAGAA ATAATGAACAATGGAATCTTTACGAGCCCGGTTCACAGAGTGGTGACGAACGTCGAGATGGATAGGCTTTCCTTGGCTGTGTTTTACGCCGTGGATGCAGAAACGATGTTGGAGCCAGCGCCCGGTTTGCTGGATGACAAGCGACCGCCAAGATATAAGAAAATGGTGGCCAAGGATTTTGTGGCTGGGCTCTTTGAACATTTCCGTCAAGGGAAGAGATTCATTGACACCCTGAAAATATAG